Proteins encoded in a region of the Psychromicrobium lacuslunae genome:
- a CDS encoding GNAT family N-acetyltransferase has translation MSDPLHLLAQNPFELTFRPITVEDLDEWYALVLRIFEAEKPVWHEQREDLQNALNSTKNDPRFDTVIGFDQQGVARAFARVSKNPEGEKAYLFGGVDPLWQRRGIGSALLGWQQAQAARRFESDGQSPVVVRKFADQSNLAELALCDSAGYSVVRYFAEMRRPLADPIPEIPLDEGLELKTFSSELSEQVRLAHNEAFADHWGSEPRDQESWGFLIDHPHMRADWSTVVIDTANGEIAGYQIANYDPEVLQTHGRNEGYTELLGVRRAYRGRRIAAVLLAEAMQRFSASGMDWAALDVDTENPTGAYGLYERLGYQPHNRSMAYDKEL, from the coding sequence ATGAGCGATCCCTTGCACCTGCTGGCACAAAACCCTTTCGAACTGACCTTCCGGCCGATCACCGTCGAGGATCTCGATGAGTGGTATGCGTTGGTCCTGCGGATCTTCGAAGCCGAGAAACCGGTCTGGCACGAACAGCGGGAGGACCTGCAGAACGCCCTGAATTCCACTAAGAACGACCCACGTTTCGATACCGTGATTGGCTTTGACCAGCAAGGCGTCGCCCGAGCTTTTGCCCGGGTCTCGAAAAACCCTGAGGGTGAGAAAGCTTATCTCTTCGGCGGAGTCGATCCGTTGTGGCAACGTCGTGGGATCGGCAGTGCGCTGCTCGGTTGGCAGCAGGCACAGGCAGCCCGTCGGTTTGAGAGCGATGGCCAAAGCCCGGTGGTGGTCAGGAAGTTTGCCGATCAGAGCAATCTTGCCGAGCTGGCGCTCTGCGACTCCGCCGGTTACTCGGTAGTGCGTTATTTTGCTGAGATGCGGCGGCCGCTCGCCGACCCGATCCCAGAGATTCCGCTCGACGAAGGCCTGGAACTCAAGACCTTCAGCTCGGAGCTGTCCGAGCAGGTTCGGCTGGCACATAATGAAGCTTTTGCTGATCACTGGGGTTCTGAGCCTCGAGACCAGGAGTCCTGGGGTTTTCTGATCGACCACCCGCATATGCGGGCGGATTGGAGCACAGTGGTTATTGACACCGCCAACGGGGAAATCGCTGGCTATCAAATCGCCAATTACGATCCTGAAGTGTTGCAGACGCACGGTCGGAACGAGGGGTACACCGAGCTATTGGGCGTGCGCCGGGCCTACCGGGGCCGCAGAATTGCCGCAGTCTTATTGGCCGAGGCGATGCAACGCTTCAGCGCTTCGGGGATGGATTGGGCCGCTCTCGATGTCGATACCGAGAACCCTACTGGCGCCTACGGACTGTACGAGCGGCTTGGCTACCAGCCGCACAACCGTTCAATGGCCTACGACAAAGAGCTTTAG
- a CDS encoding BlaI/MecI/CopY family transcriptional regulator: MATLGDLERSVMDLLWQQPAPLTANELRDLLTQSTASHGKELAVTTVLTVLSRLEKKGLVERERDIRPHRYRSVTSREEHTAELMHEVLGSAPDREAVLARFIGSVSADEAEALRKLLGHTQD, encoded by the coding sequence ATGGCAACGCTTGGTGACCTGGAGCGCTCAGTGATGGATCTGCTCTGGCAACAGCCAGCCCCGTTGACTGCCAATGAACTGCGCGATCTGCTCACTCAATCCACCGCCTCGCATGGCAAAGAACTTGCGGTCACCACCGTGCTGACCGTGCTCTCACGGCTGGAGAAAAAGGGTCTAGTGGAGCGTGAACGCGACATCCGCCCGCACCGCTACCGCTCGGTCACCAGCAGAGAAGAACATACCGCCGAGCTAATGCATGAGGTACTAGGTTCAGCTCCGGATCGGGAAGCTGTTTTAGCTCGCTTCATCGGCTCAGTTTCGGCAGACGAAGCCGAGGCGCTGCGCAAGCTTTTAGGCCACACTCAGGACTAG
- a CDS encoding VanW family protein — MSRRLFSELHPVTYAISVQKMRFIRRVHNWVHRASFARQDHSQELPVLIYRHNSLIRRTLGNTATELQDNKAVSLGIAAPKVDRVVIRPGETFSFWRLLGTISRSKGYRDGVVISAGRAESGVGGGMCQFTNLIHWMVLHSPLTIVEHHHHGEFDLFPDFNRQIPFGTGTSIVQNYLDYRFRNDTEQSFQLLISVTEEYLRGELRADSALPLKYHVREKDAYFYRSAGKVYRHNKVTRTATDRRTGNQVLDELLLENDAVVCYDPALINSPILDERPYANLEFVEESRIR; from the coding sequence GTGTCCCGTCGACTTTTTTCCGAATTGCACCCAGTGACGTATGCCATTTCGGTACAAAAAATGCGTTTCATTCGAAGAGTTCATAACTGGGTGCACAGAGCTAGTTTCGCTCGCCAGGACCATTCCCAGGAGTTGCCGGTACTCATCTATCGGCATAACTCATTGATTCGCCGAACCCTCGGGAATACCGCCACGGAATTGCAGGACAACAAGGCGGTGAGCTTGGGAATTGCCGCTCCGAAAGTTGACCGGGTAGTGATTCGTCCCGGTGAAACATTCTCTTTTTGGCGACTATTGGGTACCATTTCCCGTTCTAAAGGCTACCGCGACGGTGTGGTGATTAGCGCTGGCCGTGCGGAATCTGGTGTCGGCGGTGGCATGTGTCAGTTCACTAATCTGATTCATTGGATGGTTTTGCACAGCCCGTTGACCATTGTGGAGCATCACCATCATGGTGAATTCGACCTTTTTCCGGATTTCAACCGTCAGATTCCTTTTGGCACCGGCACGTCAATTGTGCAGAACTATCTTGACTACAGATTCCGCAATGATACCGAGCAAAGTTTTCAACTGCTGATCTCGGTCACGGAAGAGTACCTCCGCGGCGAATTGCGGGCCGACTCAGCTCTGCCATTGAAATACCACGTACGGGAAAAGGACGCCTATTTTTATCGATCAGCGGGCAAGGTGTACCGGCACAATAAAGTGACCCGGACCGCCACAGACCGGCGCACCGGGAACCAGGTGTTGGACGAACTGCTGTTAGAGAACGACGCCGTGGTCTGCTACGACCCTGCGTTGATCAATTCCCCGATCTTGGACGAGCGCCCGTACGCCAATCTCGAGTTCGTGGAAGAGTCTCGAATTCGTTAG
- a CDS encoding cytochrome ubiquinol oxidase subunit I, with amino-acid sequence MEALDIARWQFGITTVYHFLMVPLTIGLGLLVAVLQTCWLRTGKAEYLRMTKFWGKLFLINFILGVATGIVQEFQFGLAWSEYSRFVGDVFGAPLAMEALLAFFLESTFLGLWIFGWKKLPAKIHLACLWIAVLGSVVSAYFILVANSWMQHPVGVEVINGRPQMVDAWAVFTNNTALVAFPHTIFGALAVAGGFLLGISWYHLWKRRQLGIDTVDEKKRVIVGESPEHPGRDKTDHKVWLRGLRIGAVVAMVAFAGTAISGDLQGKLMFEQQPMKMAAAEAACQNGTSFSVLSFGDVGSSNCNDVVAVIEVPGLLSFLAHGDFNTEVKGVSSLIPEYQAKYGSTLPNNPIYGDRAGQPIQYVPVMAVTYWGFRMMIGFGGLAAFAAFVALIIARKGTVPSSKWLMRLAVLGILAPFGANSAGWIFTELGRQPFVVAPNPQMDGIDPVFMFTAAAVSPGVSAAELIFSLVAFTAVYGVLLVVEVALLVKYIRGGVPSAMPELIEKKDSDQSQKDDDDVLAFAY; translated from the coding sequence ATGGAAGCCCTCGACATCGCCCGCTGGCAATTCGGTATCACCACTGTTTACCACTTCCTGATGGTGCCACTCACCATCGGTCTTGGCCTACTAGTGGCGGTATTACAAACCTGCTGGCTGCGCACTGGCAAGGCCGAATATCTACGGATGACCAAGTTCTGGGGCAAGCTTTTTCTGATCAACTTCATCCTGGGCGTGGCCACCGGCATTGTCCAAGAATTCCAATTCGGCCTGGCCTGGAGCGAATACAGCCGTTTTGTCGGAGACGTTTTCGGCGCACCACTCGCGATGGAAGCACTACTCGCATTTTTTCTGGAATCGACCTTCCTGGGGCTGTGGATCTTTGGCTGGAAGAAGCTACCGGCGAAGATCCATCTCGCTTGTCTCTGGATCGCAGTGCTTGGCTCAGTGGTGAGCGCCTATTTCATCTTGGTGGCCAATTCGTGGATGCAGCACCCGGTCGGCGTTGAGGTGATCAATGGCAGGCCGCAGATGGTCGACGCCTGGGCCGTTTTTACCAATAACACCGCTTTAGTTGCCTTTCCGCACACCATTTTCGGCGCTCTCGCCGTCGCCGGTGGCTTCCTGCTTGGCATTTCCTGGTACCACCTCTGGAAGCGCCGCCAGCTGGGCATCGATACCGTCGATGAGAAGAAACGCGTCATCGTAGGGGAGTCGCCGGAGCACCCGGGGCGGGACAAGACCGACCATAAGGTCTGGCTACGCGGGCTGCGGATCGGCGCGGTGGTGGCGATGGTCGCCTTTGCTGGTACCGCCATTAGCGGTGATTTACAGGGCAAGCTGATGTTCGAACAACAACCCATGAAAATGGCCGCAGCAGAGGCAGCCTGCCAGAACGGTACCAGTTTCTCGGTGCTCTCCTTTGGCGACGTCGGCAGTAGCAACTGTAATGATGTGGTGGCCGTGATCGAAGTGCCCGGCTTGCTCTCCTTCCTGGCACACGGAGACTTCAACACCGAGGTCAAGGGTGTTAGTTCGCTGATCCCTGAGTATCAGGCGAAATACGGCAGCACACTGCCAAATAATCCAATCTACGGCGACCGGGCCGGGCAGCCGATTCAGTACGTCCCGGTGATGGCGGTGACCTACTGGGGATTCCGGATGATGATTGGCTTTGGTGGGTTGGCAGCTTTTGCCGCCTTCGTCGCCCTGATCATCGCTCGAAAAGGCACGGTGCCTTCATCGAAGTGGTTGATGCGACTTGCGGTGCTCGGAATCTTGGCTCCCTTCGGGGCCAACTCGGCTGGTTGGATCTTTACCGAACTTGGTCGTCAACCTTTTGTGGTGGCCCCGAATCCACAAATGGATGGCATTGATCCGGTCTTTATGTTCACCGCCGCCGCCGTTTCACCGGGAGTAAGCGCGGCGGAACTGATCTTCTCGCTAGTGGCTTTCACCGCTGTTTATGGGGTGCTGCTAGTCGTCGAAGTCGCCCTCTTAGTGAAGTACATCCGCGGCGGAGTGCCCTCGGCCATGCCCGAGCTGATCGAGAAAAAGGATTCGGATCAATCGCAGAAGGACGACGACGATGTACTCGCCTTTGCTTACTAA
- a CDS encoding DMT family transporter, with translation MPYLFLGLAIASEIVATSLLKVSDGFSRLWPSVGVVLGYGVSFYALSLALKNVPVSTAYAIWSGVGTAVIAVIGFWFFKEPLSLTKIIGITLIVAGVVALNLEGGH, from the coding sequence ATGCCTTATCTTTTCCTCGGCTTAGCGATCGCCAGCGAAATCGTAGCCACCTCACTACTCAAAGTCTCCGACGGCTTTTCCAGACTGTGGCCCTCGGTCGGCGTGGTGCTCGGCTATGGTGTGTCGTTTTATGCGCTGAGCCTGGCGTTGAAGAACGTGCCAGTGAGTACCGCCTATGCGATCTGGTCGGGCGTTGGCACAGCGGTGATCGCGGTGATTGGTTTTTGGTTTTTCAAGGAGCCGCTGTCGCTGACCAAAATCATCGGTATCACCCTGATCGTGGCCGGAGTCGTGGCGCTGAACCTCGAGGGAGGACACTAA
- the cydC gene encoding thiol reductant ABC exporter subunit CydC, whose translation MRLLFSVLRPWRPAFLRSVLFGSLASAGALALTALSGWLIVRASQHPPVLYLLVAMVGVRFFGLLRAISRYLERLASHHAAFDAANRLRLRLWDALTLSLPRRRELQRGDQVLSSLVGKVDSLRDLLPRVVLPPLSAILTSAGVLLTTVLILPQAWLWQLIVLLIAVLVAPGVALLADRRASSTELRQRETMLSRLTVLLAASAELRVNRVEAAPLDELERYDRAATKHASRSVWAQGSGIALLTAVAGLGALGILMIGAPAVGQGQVPAEALLALVLLQLGLIDVFAPLSQSAIGLPALLKALGEFRTETQQSALAKLPTAPAGVAVQANDLSFGWTEKALIEKLSFELPVGDWLTVSGPSGTGKSTLLAVLLGYLEPLSGSCAVNGRIAWCPQQAHLFDSTVRGNLALARERQQPPSEEQMLAALERVGLGPLLAELPLGLDTRIGSAGSQLSGGQQQRLAVARALLTEAEIVLLDEPAAHLDVAGAEELMADLRTGLTGQTVLLISHREQDRAAAQLLLEFDGSQTAQLSGTRVLREGAMS comes from the coding sequence ATGAGACTACTGTTTTCAGTACTTCGACCGTGGCGCCCGGCGTTTTTGCGCTCTGTGCTTTTCGGCAGCCTGGCCAGCGCGGGCGCCCTCGCGCTGACCGCGCTTTCGGGCTGGTTGATTGTCCGAGCCAGCCAGCATCCACCAGTGCTCTATCTTCTAGTCGCCATGGTGGGCGTTCGATTTTTCGGTCTGCTACGTGCCATCAGTCGATACCTGGAGCGTTTGGCCTCACACCATGCCGCTTTCGATGCGGCTAACCGACTGCGGCTACGGCTGTGGGACGCGCTGACGCTCAGCCTGCCACGACGTCGCGAGTTGCAGCGGGGTGACCAAGTGCTTTCTTCCTTGGTGGGCAAGGTCGACTCGCTACGCGATCTGCTGCCCAGAGTCGTGCTGCCGCCACTTAGTGCGATCTTGACCAGCGCGGGTGTGCTGCTCACCACGGTGCTGATCCTGCCGCAGGCCTGGCTCTGGCAACTTATCGTCTTGCTAATCGCGGTGTTGGTGGCACCCGGCGTCGCCTTGCTCGCCGACCGTCGTGCCAGTAGCACCGAGCTGAGGCAGCGCGAGACGATGCTCAGCCGACTTACCGTGCTGCTCGCGGCCTCCGCCGAGCTTCGGGTCAACCGAGTGGAAGCAGCACCGCTGGACGAACTTGAACGCTATGATCGGGCGGCAACAAAGCATGCCTCCAGGAGTGTCTGGGCGCAAGGCAGCGGGATTGCGCTGCTCACCGCCGTGGCCGGCCTGGGCGCCTTGGGCATCCTGATGATCGGCGCACCGGCCGTCGGCCAAGGGCAAGTGCCTGCCGAGGCGCTGCTGGCCTTGGTTTTGCTGCAATTAGGTCTGATTGACGTTTTTGCGCCGCTCAGCCAATCAGCGATCGGGCTTCCGGCGTTGCTCAAAGCACTCGGTGAATTCCGAACTGAGACCCAGCAATCCGCTCTGGCTAAGCTGCCCACGGCGCCCGCCGGTGTGGCAGTTCAAGCCAATGACCTAAGCTTCGGCTGGACGGAGAAGGCGCTCATTGAAAAGCTCTCCTTTGAGCTCCCGGTGGGGGACTGGCTTACCGTGAGCGGGCCGAGCGGAACGGGTAAATCTACCTTATTGGCGGTCTTGCTGGGCTACCTTGAACCACTTTCCGGTAGTTGTGCGGTAAACGGCAGAATCGCTTGGTGTCCGCAGCAGGCGCACCTTTTCGACTCCACCGTGCGAGGCAATCTGGCGCTGGCCCGGGAACGCCAGCAGCCGCCCAGTGAAGAGCAGATGCTGGCAGCCCTCGAACGTGTCGGCCTTGGACCCCTACTCGCGGAGTTGCCATTGGGGCTGGACACCCGAATTGGGTCCGCTGGTAGCCAGCTCTCCGGCGGACAGCAGCAACGCTTGGCGGTGGCCCGTGCATTACTCACTGAGGCCGAGATCGTCTTGCTCGATGAACCTGCCGCGCATTTGGACGTTGCCGGTGCGGAGGAGTTAATGGCAGATTTGCGGACCGGCTTGACCGGGCAGACAGTATTGCTGATTTCACACCGTGAGCAGGACCGGGCCGCGGCTCAGTTACTCCTTGAGTTTGACGGCAGTCAGACCGCCCAGCTCAGCGGTACCAGGGTGCTTCGTGAAGGCGCGATGAGCTAG
- a CDS encoding class I SAM-dependent methyltransferase, producing MATNDEQLAELYDAQNLWAADDDFFLEFVNQQSASRVLDLGCGTGRLTLALAAAGHQVYGVDPDSGALAAARRKPGAEQVTWIEGTSAQIPELAFDSAVMTAHVAQHITDQAGWQQTLRDLHRALRPGGRLAFDSRNPEARAWETWNPEQTRETQQLSDGYLLESWLESEPVADGLVNLTEYRILPDGSTETQSSALVFRSAERLTADLEAAGFSVEQIYGGWQREPVAGNRELIVLARS from the coding sequence ATGGCAACCAACGACGAACAACTCGCTGAACTCTATGACGCCCAGAACCTGTGGGCTGCGGACGATGACTTCTTTCTCGAGTTCGTCAATCAGCAGTCGGCCAGCCGAGTACTCGACCTCGGCTGCGGGACCGGACGTTTGACGCTGGCACTGGCCGCGGCTGGCCACCAAGTGTACGGTGTCGATCCGGATAGCGGAGCTTTGGCCGCCGCACGCCGGAAGCCCGGGGCTGAGCAGGTGACCTGGATCGAAGGCACTTCGGCGCAAATCCCTGAGCTAGCCTTCGATAGCGCTGTAATGACTGCGCATGTCGCACAGCACATCACTGACCAGGCCGGCTGGCAGCAAACCCTGCGTGACCTGCATCGCGCGCTACGCCCCGGCGGGCGACTCGCCTTCGACTCGAGGAACCCGGAGGCCAGAGCGTGGGAAACCTGGAACCCAGAACAGACCAGGGAAACCCAACAACTCTCCGATGGCTACCTGCTGGAATCCTGGCTGGAATCCGAACCGGTCGCCGATGGCTTGGTAAACCTCACCGAGTACCGCATTCTGCCCGACGGTTCCACCGAAACCCAGAGCAGCGCTTTAGTCTTCCGCAGCGCGGAACGATTGACCGCCGATCTAGAAGCCGCTGGTTTCAGCGTTGAACAGATCTATGGCGGCTGGCAGCGAGAGCCGGTGGCCGGGAACCGCGAGCTGATCGTACTGGCCCGAAGCTAG
- the cydB gene encoding cytochrome d ubiquinol oxidase subunit II, which produces METLPTIWFILIAVLWAGYLFLEGFDLGVGMLMKLFARENRERRVLLNTVGPVWDGNEVWLITAVGAMFAAFPRWYAALLSALYLPMILVLLGLIFRAVGFEYRGKVNSERWRSGWDWAIFGGSLISAFGVGTALVLTSTGLPLNANGDRVGGAFAWFNGYTLLGGAAVVLFCLIQALAFLALKTDGLLRARARRLFARWAPVALLPLLLWAVLVGVGGAKLIGWLAIAVAVLTAVAAVLAARRGREGWSFISLGVFLLAVVGSIFYNLYPRVLPSSLSASFDLTIQNASSSAYTLGLMSVIACFGVPLVLAYQGWTYWVFRKRISPASIPA; this is translated from the coding sequence ATGGAGACGCTACCCACCATTTGGTTCATCCTGATCGCCGTGCTCTGGGCCGGGTACCTTTTCCTGGAAGGCTTCGACCTCGGCGTCGGGATGCTGATGAAGCTCTTCGCCCGGGAAAACCGTGAGCGTCGAGTCTTGCTGAACACGGTCGGCCCGGTGTGGGACGGCAATGAGGTCTGGCTGATTACCGCGGTCGGTGCGATGTTCGCCGCCTTCCCGCGCTGGTATGCCGCCTTGCTCTCGGCGCTTTACCTGCCGATGATCCTGGTGCTGTTGGGCCTGATCTTCCGGGCGGTGGGCTTCGAATACCGTGGCAAGGTGAACTCTGAGCGTTGGCGGAGTGGCTGGGACTGGGCGATTTTCGGCGGTTCCTTGATCTCGGCTTTCGGCGTCGGCACCGCTTTGGTGCTCACGAGCACCGGTCTACCGCTGAACGCCAACGGGGATCGGGTCGGCGGCGCTTTCGCCTGGTTCAACGGTTACACCCTGCTCGGTGGAGCCGCTGTGGTGTTGTTCTGCTTGATTCAAGCCTTGGCCTTCTTAGCCCTCAAAACGGACGGTTTATTGCGTGCCAGAGCTCGTCGCCTCTTCGCCCGCTGGGCCCCGGTTGCCCTGCTACCGCTGTTGCTCTGGGCGGTGCTGGTCGGGGTGGGCGGCGCGAAGCTGATTGGCTGGTTGGCTATCGCGGTGGCCGTGCTGACTGCGGTGGCCGCCGTGCTTGCCGCTCGGCGAGGGCGTGAAGGCTGGTCATTTATTTCGCTGGGGGTTTTCCTGCTCGCTGTGGTGGGGAGCATTTTCTACAATTTGTACCCCAGGGTGCTGCCATCGAGTCTTTCGGCGAGCTTTGACCTGACCATTCAGAATGCCTCATCCTCGGCCTACACCCTTGGCTTGATGAGCGTGATCGCTTGCTTTGGCGTACCGCTGGTGTTGGCTTATCAGGGCTGGACCTACTGGGTGTTCCGGAAACGGATTAGCCCGGCAAGCATTCCGGCATGA
- a CDS encoding M56 family metallopeptidase — translation MGTDPLTITAWALAALAVILAWPAPILLSRARWPRRSPATAMILWQAIGLAGGLSMIGAMLTWGLAPLGDNLLSALERLFRIVFLNGSVEGLLFWHAFALSAAALLGAHLLFTLALTYFRIARQRRRHRELLLLLSSPAEQPGTVVINHAAPVAYCLPGGARSVTVLSDGLLNLLSSQELQAVLTHENTHLLQRHHLLLWAFAAWKSALPWLPTSKLAQRSVNELIEMLADDAALRVVAEPTLVRSIALVASGTTSLDTEPPLAGKAGLTPSNATPDNVLPAPEDATAARLERLLHPQPPLGQIGRAGILLLSALLLAAPTALLVLPTLW, via the coding sequence ATGGGCACCGACCCGCTCACCATTACCGCCTGGGCACTAGCCGCACTCGCCGTCATCCTTGCTTGGCCTGCCCCAATACTGCTCTCTCGGGCCCGCTGGCCGCGCCGCTCCCCAGCCACCGCGATGATTCTTTGGCAAGCAATCGGCTTGGCCGGCGGCCTGTCGATGATCGGCGCCATGCTGACGTGGGGACTGGCTCCTTTAGGAGACAATCTGCTGTCCGCACTGGAGCGACTGTTTCGGATCGTTTTTCTCAATGGCTCCGTTGAGGGCCTCTTGTTCTGGCATGCTTTCGCGCTCAGTGCGGCCGCACTGCTTGGAGCCCATCTGCTTTTCACCCTGGCCCTAACCTATTTCAGAATCGCCCGGCAACGTCGCCGCCACCGAGAACTATTGCTGCTGCTTTCCTCCCCCGCAGAACAACCCGGCACGGTGGTGATTAATCACGCAGCGCCGGTGGCCTACTGCCTGCCTGGCGGCGCACGCTCGGTGACAGTGCTTTCGGACGGGCTTCTAAACTTGCTTTCATCCCAGGAACTGCAAGCGGTACTCACCCACGAGAACACCCATCTTTTACAACGCCACCACCTGTTGCTCTGGGCCTTTGCAGCCTGGAAATCCGCATTGCCGTGGCTCCCCACCTCAAAGCTGGCGCAACGCTCAGTCAATGAACTGATCGAAATGCTGGCCGATGATGCGGCACTTCGGGTGGTCGCGGAACCAACTTTGGTTCGTTCCATCGCCTTGGTCGCCTCGGGCACCACCAGCTTAGATACCGAACCGCCTCTTGCAGGAAAGGCTGGTCTAACTCCGTCTAACGCCACCCCGGACAATGTGCTACCGGCCCCCGAGGACGCAACCGCGGCACGACTTGAGCGCTTACTGCATCCGCAACCCCCACTGGGCCAAATCGGCCGGGCTGGGATCTTACTCCTTTCGGCCCTGCTACTGGCCGCACCCACCGCACTCTTAGTGCTGCCGACACTCTGGTAA
- the cydD gene encoding thiol reductant ABC exporter subunit CydD: MSGQAKMKSKVSPQRRAVRNPMGIALPAGTLPKLYLLGLLGALKATAMVIFADGLARASVAVFNGQLPTGWIALAALAALLRALVVWGIQVLAQRAALGAKEALRAELVQRWMHHGGAQGSSPVLATRGLDALDGYYTQFLPALVSAVTVPLIIGIRILSADWVSALIIVLTVPLIPLFMALIGWHTQDKVAESAGALLRLSQHLVELARGLPVLVGLGRSAAQRAALKELGEQYRSGTMRTLRTAFLSALALELIATLSVAVVAVFVGVRLVYGQLGLETGLLVLILVADCYLPLREVGSAFHASDDGREAMRRAQLVLDEPPRRSLLEEPGSAESPAHGEPREQRPVRVKDLSVQFPGRREATISGLSFEVKRHSVCAISGPSGCGKSTVLNVLAGQLTAATERAEAEEVEEVEEPEQLLLSGSVTGVDPERLAWLPQQARSTESTVAAELQLWGARDITGLLERVGLSGSSAQHPATLSPGQFRRLALARVLARVEQGAELVLADEPTAHVDQKSARLIEEALIGLRDRATVLLVSHDPVLLGWADQQVRLAERR; encoded by the coding sequence ATGAGCGGGCAAGCCAAGATGAAATCGAAAGTGAGCCCGCAACGGCGAGCGGTCCGGAACCCGATGGGTATTGCGCTGCCCGCCGGAACGCTGCCCAAGCTCTACCTGTTGGGTTTGCTAGGCGCGTTGAAGGCCACCGCTATGGTGATTTTCGCGGATGGCCTGGCCCGAGCCTCGGTAGCAGTTTTTAACGGCCAACTACCGACTGGCTGGATTGCGCTGGCCGCGCTCGCAGCGCTGTTGCGTGCACTCGTGGTCTGGGGAATTCAAGTGCTGGCGCAGCGGGCCGCGCTGGGCGCGAAAGAGGCCCTCCGGGCCGAGCTGGTGCAGCGCTGGATGCACCACGGCGGGGCGCAGGGTAGCTCGCCGGTGTTGGCCACGCGCGGCTTGGACGCGCTCGATGGCTACTACACACAGTTCTTGCCGGCGTTGGTCAGTGCCGTGACGGTGCCACTGATTATTGGCATTCGGATTCTGAGCGCCGACTGGGTCAGTGCGCTGATCATTGTCTTGACCGTGCCGTTGATTCCACTCTTCATGGCCTTGATCGGTTGGCACACTCAGGACAAAGTTGCCGAGTCCGCAGGCGCGCTCTTGCGGCTTTCCCAACACCTGGTGGAACTGGCCCGGGGGTTACCGGTGCTGGTCGGCTTAGGACGTTCGGCAGCGCAGCGGGCGGCCCTGAAGGAACTGGGGGAGCAGTATCGTAGCGGCACAATGCGGACGCTACGCACCGCTTTCCTCTCCGCGCTCGCCCTCGAACTGATTGCCACCCTTTCGGTAGCCGTGGTGGCAGTTTTCGTTGGGGTGCGTCTGGTTTACGGACAGTTGGGCTTGGAAACGGGACTTCTGGTGCTGATCTTGGTGGCTGATTGTTATTTGCCATTGCGCGAGGTGGGCAGCGCTTTTCACGCCAGCGACGACGGGCGTGAGGCGATGCGTCGGGCCCAGCTGGTACTGGACGAACCTCCTCGGCGAAGCCTGCTCGAAGAACCTGGCAGCGCCGAATCGCCAGCACACGGCGAGCCTCGGGAGCAGCGTCCAGTGCGCGTCAAGGATCTGAGCGTTCAATTCCCGGGACGGCGAGAGGCGACGATTTCCGGCCTCAGCTTCGAGGTAAAAAGACACTCAGTGTGTGCGATTTCGGGGCCGAGCGGCTGCGGCAAATCCACTGTACTCAACGTGCTGGCCGGTCAGCTGACGGCGGCCACGGAGCGCGCCGAGGCCGAGGAAGTCGAGGAAGTCGAGGAACCTGAGCAGCTATTGCTCAGTGGCAGCGTCACCGGCGTCGACCCGGAACGGTTGGCTTGGCTGCCGCAGCAAGCGCGCAGCACAGAGTCAACGGTCGCCGCCGAGCTGCAGCTCTGGGGTGCTAGAGATATCACCGGCTTACTAGAGCGGGTCGGTCTCAGCGGCAGCTCAGCTCAGCATCCGGCGACCCTGAGCCCGGGACAGTTCCGTCGACTCGCGCTGGCCCGGGTGCTGGCCAGAGTTGAGCAGGGGGCCGAACTGGTGCTGGCGGATGAACCGACCGCCCATGTTGACCAAAAGTCGGCGCGACTAATTGAAGAAGCCTTGATCGGGCTACGGGACCGCGCCACGGTGCTGCTGGTCAGTCATGACCCCGTATTGCTCGGCTGGGCTGACCAGCAAGTGCGCTTGGCGGAGCGACGATGA